The proteins below come from a single Gossypium raimondii isolate GPD5lz chromosome 2, ASM2569854v1, whole genome shotgun sequence genomic window:
- the LOC105789523 gene encoding uncharacterized protein LOC105789523 yields MINEWFTEFVRTNPAAQQPPPSPFPQSIPRAPQVLELIHMSKPPVDEIRKYGAEEFRATVDDDHERAEFWLENTTRVFDELSFDKAHKAEDFSKEKRRADSEARDSRKRLTAKATSVASVGSFKANKPECQQCGRRYFGECWMNDRACFRCGSQEHFIQDYLQLPEKDKLLTAQPSNIATRERPPRNTRDMSGSRGATYDSAIRSEAQVSARAYTIRAHEDASTPNIITRTFSLYNTDVTALIDLGSTYSYVCTNLVTSKSLTVESTEFVVKVSKPLGQYVLIDKNDETLRIESDNLSGLPVVVSTILAQKYVRKGCDAYLAYVLDTKVSEMKIDSVLVVSEYSDVFPKELPGLPPIRGVEFTIELVLGTSPISVAPYRMALTELKELRAQL; encoded by the exons atgataaATGAATGGTTCACTGAGTTTGTCCGAACTAATCCggctgctcaacaacctccaccctcACCTTTTCCCCAATCGATCCCTAGAGCTCCTCAAGTTTTAGAACTGATACATATGAGCAAACCACCAGTAGATGAAATTCGAAAGTATGGGGCCGAAGAGTTTAGAGCTACAGTTGATGATGACCATGAGAGAGCTGAGTTTTGGCTAGAGAATACTACCCGAGTTTTTGATGAGTTGTCTT TTGATAAAGCACACAAAGCCGAAGACTttagcaaagaaaaaagaagagccGATTCTGAGGCTAGGGATTCGAGAAAGAGGTTGACAG CTAAAGCCACTTCAGTAGCGAGCGTTGGTAGTTTCAAGGCCAACAAACCTGAGTGTCAACAGTGTGGTAGACGATATTTTGGAGAATGTTGGATGAATGACAGAGCCTGTTTTAGATGTGGCTCACAAGAGCATTTCATTCAGGATTATCTTCAGTTACCTGAGAAAGACAAACTCCTGACTGCTCAACCGAGCAATATAGCTACAAGAGAGAGACCACCCCGAAATACTAGAGATATGAGTGGTAGTAGAGGTGCAACATATGATTCTGCTATAAGATCCGAGGCACAGGTGTCAGCCAGAGCTTACACTATTCGCGCTCATGAAGATGCATCGACGCCAAATATTATCACCCgtactttttctctttataacaCTGATGTAACTGCATTGATTGATCTTGGATCAACTTATTCTTATGTGTGTACAAATTTAGTGACTAGTAAGAGTTTAACTGTCGAGtccactgaatttgtggttaaggTATCGAAGCCCTTAGGTCAGTATGTTCTAATTGATAAA AACGATGAGACTCTACGTATTGAATCTGATAATTTGAGTGGGTTACCTGTTGTAGTATCAACTATACTAGCACAAAAGTATGTGAGAAAGGGTTGCGATGCATATCTTGCATATGTACTAGATACAAAAGTGTCTGAGATGAAGATTGATTCTGTACTAGTGGTTAGTGAATATTCAGATGTATTTCCAAAAGAGTTACCTGGGTTACCACCAATCAGAGGGGTTGAATTTACTATTGAGTTAGTACTGGGAACATCACCGATATCGGTAGCTCCATATAGAATGGCTCTGacagagttgaaagagttgagaGCTCAGTTGTAA